The following coding sequences are from one Vicugna pacos chromosome 11, VicPac4, whole genome shotgun sequence window:
- the PAOX gene encoding peroxisomal N(1)-acetyl-spermine/spermidine oxidase, producing the protein MESRSRKAEAPGRGPRVLVVGGGIAGLGAAQRLSRHPAFSHLRVLEATARAGGRIRSESSFGGVVEVGAHWIHGPSQGNPVFQLAAEFGLLGKKELSEENQLIETGGHVGLPSVTYTSSGGSVSPELVAEMAGLFYGLIDQTREFLHATENPVPSVGEFLKKRIHQHMACWTEDEKTKKLKLAILNSLFNLECCVSGTHSMDLVALAPFGEYTVLPGLDCTFAGGYQGLTSRMMASLPEDVMVFNKPVKTVHWNGSFQEASAPGETFPVLVECEDGDCFPAHHVVVTVPLGFLKEHLDTFFEPPLPSEKAEATRKIGFGTNNKIFLEFEEPFWQPDCQYIQLVWEDTSPLEDATLKLQDAWFKKLIGFLVLPAFKSAHVLCGFIAGLESEFMETLSDEDVLLSLTQVLRRVTGNPQLPAPRSVLRSRWHSAPYTRGSYSYVAVGSSGDDIDLLAQPLPADGKEAQPQVLFAGEATHRTFYSTTHGALLSGWREADRLIALQDPHAQQPGPRL; encoded by the exons ATGGAGTCGAGAAGCCGCAAGGCGGAGGCCCCGGGCCGTGGCCCGCGGGTGCTGGTGGTAGGCGGCGGCATCGCGGGGCTGGGCGCGGCGCAGAGGCTCTCTCGCCACCCGGCCTTCTCGCACCTGCGGGTTCTGGAGGCCACAGCCCGCGCCGGTGGCCGCATCCGTTCGGAGAGCAGCTTCG GTGGTGTGGTGGAGGTTGGTGCTCACTGGATCCATGGCCCCTCCCAGGGCAACCCCGTCTTCCAGCTGGCTGCTGAGTTTGGGCTGCTGGGCAAGAAGGAGCTGTCAGAGGAGAACCAGCTGATCGAGACCGGAGGTCACGTGGGCCTGCCCTCTGTGACCTACACCAGCTCGGGGGGAAGTGTGAGCCCTGAGCTGGTGGCGGAGATGGCCGGTCTGTTCTATGGTCTCATAGACCAGACCAGGGAGTTCCTGCACGCGACCGAGAACCCCGTGCCCAGCGTTGGGGAGTTCCTCAAAAAGAGGATCCATCAGCACATGGCCTGCTGGACAGAGGACGAGAAGACTAAGAAGCTCAAGCTGGCCATCCTGAACAGCCTGTTCAACCTGGAGTGCTGCGTGAGTGGTACGCACAGCATGGACCTTGTGGCCCTCGCGCCTTTCGGGGAGTACACTGTGCTGCCAGGGCTGGACTGCACCTTTGCTGG GGGCTACCAGGGGCTCACGAGCCGCATGATGGCCTCCTTGCCCGAGGATGTGATGGTTTTTAACAAGCCTGTGAAGACTGTTCACTGGAATGGGTCCTTCCAGGAAGCCTCTGCTCCTGGGGAGACGTTTCCAGTGCTGGTGGAGTGTGAGGATGGAGACTGCTTCCCGGCACATCATGTTGTTGTCACCGTGCCCTTAG GTTTTCTGAAGGAGCATCTGGACACCTTCTTTGAGCCTCCGCTGCCCAGTGAGAAGGCAGAAGCCACCAGGAAAATAGGCTTTGGGACCAACAATAAAATCTTTCTGGAGTTTGAGGAACCCTTCTGGCAGCCGGACTGCCAGTACATCCAGCTGGTGTGGGAGGACACGTCGCCCCTGGAGGATGCCACCCTCAAGCTGCAGGACGCCTGGTTCAAGAAACTTATTGGCTTTTTGGTCCTGCCTGCCTTCAA GTCTGCCCACGTGCTCTGCGGCTTCATTGCTGGGCTGGAGTCTGAGTTCATGGAGACACTGTCGGATGAAGACGTGCTCTTGTCTCTGACCCAGGTGCTTCGCCGGGTGACAG GGAACCCGCAGCTCCCCGCACCCAGGAGTGTGCTGAGGTCGCGCTGGCACAGTGCCCCGTACACCAGGGGCTCCTACAGCTATGTGGCCGTGGGCAGCTCCGGGGACGACATTGACCTGCTAGCTCAGCCCCTCCCTGCAGACGGCAAGGAGGCCCAG CCCCAGGTGCTGTTTGCGGGAGAAGCCACACACCGGACGTTTTACTCCACCACGCACGGGGCTCTGCTGTCCGGCTGGAGAGAGGCTGACCGGCTCATTGCTTTGCAGGACCCGCATGCCCAGCAGCCCGGACCCAGGCTGTGA